The Chlamydiota bacterium genome includes a region encoding these proteins:
- a CDS encoding DUF3108 domain-containing protein: MMKKFSWLLLWATIIFSFPSIFKGEEVSQTRGPLLGEKLTYALRWGVLPIGWATLHVSSIEEYEGHPVYHVVVKGWSNAFLSTFYKVRDYAETYIDVDGLFSWKFYKKQFEGGYQSEEVMEYDQNRHHAVYHSLKNGSMKEMDIPPKVQDTLSAIYLFRTLALKTGESVFMDVNADEKNWHLEIKVLDFKKDWEVRRLGIFDAFYVEPLAEFKGLVEKRGKVWVWISADRRRLPLLVKSKLPFGSVTATLVKVEVVRHDG, from the coding sequence ATGATGAAAAAGTTTTCATGGCTTTTGTTGTGGGCTACAATTATTTTTTCTTTTCCGAGCATCTTCAAGGGCGAAGAAGTATCTCAAACGAGAGGTCCTCTTTTGGGGGAGAAGCTCACCTATGCTCTTCGCTGGGGAGTTCTTCCGATTGGATGGGCCACGCTTCATGTCTCTTCCATTGAAGAGTACGAGGGACATCCTGTTTATCATGTGGTTGTCAAAGGATGGTCCAATGCCTTTCTTTCGACTTTCTACAAAGTAAGGGACTATGCTGAAACTTACATCGATGTTGATGGCCTTTTCTCGTGGAAATTTTACAAAAAACAATTTGAAGGGGGATATCAATCTGAAGAAGTAATGGAGTATGATCAGAACCGTCATCATGCCGTGTATCATTCTCTTAAAAATGGTTCGATGAAGGAAATGGATATTCCTCCTAAAGTTCAGGATACCTTGTCGGCCATTTACCTTTTTAGAACACTAGCCCTCAAAACGGGAGAGAGTGTTTTTATGGATGTGAATGCCGATGAGAAGAATTGGCATTTAGAAATTAAGGTTCTGGATTTTAAGAAGGATTGGGAAGTTCGTCGTTTAGGAATTTTTGATGCTTTTTATGTTGAGCCCCTTGCCGAATTTAAGGGGTTGGTTGAGAAACGTGGAAAAGTCTGGGTTTGGATTTCAGCCGATCGACGTCGACTTCCGCTGCTTGTTAAAAGCAAGCTCCCCTTTGGAAGTGTGACGGCAACGTTGGTGAAGGTGGAAGTGGTAAGACACGATGGATGA